From a region of the Alnus glutinosa chromosome 1, dhAlnGlut1.1, whole genome shotgun sequence genome:
- the LOC133872021 gene encoding alkaline ceramidase-like, giving the protein MADGLSSFWGPVTSPEWCEKNYVYSSYIAEFYNTISNIPCILLAIIGLINALKQRFEKRFSVLHLSNMALAIGSMLYHATLQRVQQQGDETPMVWEMLLYIYILYSPDWHYRSTMPTFLFLYGAAFAVVHALVRFGVGFKVHYAILCLLCIPRMYKYYIHTQDMCAKRLAKLYLATLFLGTLCWLFDRLLCENIAGWYLNPQGHAFWHVFMGFNSYFANTFLMFCRAQQLGWNPKVVHFMGLCPYVKIQKPKTQ; this is encoded by the exons ATGGCAGATGGATTATCGAGCTTCTGGGGTCCTGTCACATCTCCCGAGTGGTGTGAGAAAAATTATGTCTACTCATCTTATATTGCAGAGTTTTACAACACCATATCAAACATCCCATGCATCCTTCTGGCAATCATTGGCCTTATAAATGCCTTGAAACAACGGTTTGAAAAGAGGTTTAGTGTCCTTCACTTATCTAATATGGCACTTGCCATTGGGAGCATGCTATACCATGCTACATTGCAGCGTGT GCAACAGCAAGGCGATGAAACGCCGATGGTATGGGAGATGCTCCTGTACATCTACATCCTTTACTCTCCAGATTGGCACTATCGAAGCACAATGCCcacctttttgtttctttatggGGCTGCATTTGCTGTCGTCCATGCACTGGTTCGTTTTGGAGTCGGTTTTAAGGTACATTACGCGATACTGTGTCTTCTCTGCATCCCTCGGATGTACAAGTACTACATCCACACGCAGGATATGTGTGCGAAGCGACTTGCAAAGTTATACTTGGCTACCCTATTCCTTGGGACTCTTTGTTGGCTTTTTGATCGGCTGTTGTGTGAGAACATTGCTGGATGGTACCTTAACCCACAGGGTCATGCTTTTTGGCACGTCTTTATGGGCTTCAATTCTTATTTTGCAAACACATTCTTGATGTTCTGCCGTGCTCAGCAGCTGGGGTGGAATCCGAAAGTAGTTCATTTCATGGGACTTTGCCCCTACGTGAAGATCCAAAAGCCAAAGACCCAATAA